A single Cucumis melo cultivar AY chromosome 4, USDA_Cmelo_AY_1.0, whole genome shotgun sequence DNA region contains:
- the LOC103503754 gene encoding pentatricopeptide repeat-containing protein At5g10690 isoform X1 — MLPIASFSSRHLALYTSNSTNVFSCSLPSRTATSRRPRDSPRSPNLKRLTSRVVRLTRRKQLHQVFEEIEIAKRRYGKLNTIVMNAVLEACVHCGDIDLALRTFNEMSKPDSCGLDNVSYGTLLKGLGEARKIDEAFQLLESVEEGTAIGGPTLSAPLIYGLLNALIEAGDMRRANGLIARYGYLLREGGNLSISVYNLLMKGYISSSVPQAALAMYNEMLNLELKPDRLTYNTLISACVKINKLDAAMHFFEEMKERADKYDQEDVFPDVVTYTTLLKSFGILKDVHLVHKIVLEMKSCHGLSIDRTAYTAMIDALVNCGSINGNLSLVAGALSLFGELLKLSGWNLELRPKPHLYLTLMRVFSSRGDYRMVKCLHRRMWLDSSGTISLGYQEEADHLLMEAALNDNQLKKSGRLIIDVAIEKLSTIIKKWKGISWTSRGGSVALRIEALLGLTKSFFSPCIFPRVNLGAPIESVMMPFKAVQPLNGSLLLKEVVMRFFDKSVVPIIDDWGRCIGLLHREDCTELDAPLWKMMRSPPPGVTTTALIGHVANLILQKRYKMVVVVRHSKFSMYYGSSLRALGVFTIEQLYGFMSPIPMPHRPNVPRKT; from the exons ATGCTACCCATCGCCTCATTCTCCTCTCGTCACTTGGCTTTATATACATCCAACTCAACGAACGTATTTTCTTGTTCGCTTCCTTCTCGCACGGCCACCTCCCGGCGTCCGAGAGACTCTCCTCGGAGTCCTAATCTCAAGCGGTTAACCTCTCGTGTCGTCAGACTCACCCGTCGAAAGCAGCTCCACCAG GTATTTGAGGAAATTGAGATTGCCAAGAGACGTTATGGAAAGCTGAATACAATTGTTATGAATGCGGTCTTGGAAGCTTGTGTTCACTGTGGTGATATCGATTTAGCTCTGAGGACTTTTAATGAAATGTCTAAACCAGATAGTTGTGGCCTTGACAATGTCAGTTATGGCACTCTATTAAAG GGTTTGGGCGAAGCTCGCAAGATTGATGAAGCATTTCAATTACTTGAATCTGTGGAAGAAGGGACTGCTATCGGAGGTCCAACATTGTCAGCACCACTTATATATGGTCTTCTAAATGCTTTAATCGAAGCAG GAGACATGCGCCGTGCCAATGGTCTAATAGCACGATATGGATACTTACTTCGTGAAGGAGGCAATCTCTCAATATCGGTTTACAACTTATTGATGAAG GGGTACATAAGCTCAAGTGTTCCTCAAGCTGCTTTGGCCATGTACAATGAGATGCTAAATCTGGAGTTGAAACCTGATAGGCTCACGTATAATACATTAATATCTGCTTGTGTGAAGATCAACAAACTGGACGCGGCAATGCATTTCTTTGAGGAAATGAAG GAACGAGCTGATAAGTATGATCAGGAAGATGTTTTTCCTGATGTTGTGACTTATACTACTTTACTTAAG AGTTTTGGGATTCTGAAAGATGTCCATCTTGTTCACAAAATTGTGCTGGAAATGAAGTCTTGTCATGGTTTATCGATTGATCGAACTGCATACACCGCAATGATTGATGCTTTGGTTAACTGTGGCTCTATTAATG GTAATTTGTCCCTGGTAGCAGGTGCTCTTTCTTTATTTGGGGAATTATTGAAGCTTTCTGGATGGAATTTGGAGTTACGGCCGAAGCCACATCTCTATCTCACTCTTATGAGAGTCTTTTCTAGTAGAGGAGATTATAGGATGGTCAAATGTTTGCATAGACGCATGTGGCTGGACTCCTCTGGAACTATTTCTCTTGGATATCAGGAAGAGGCCGATCATCTTCTCATGGAGGCAGCTTTAAATGACAATCAG TTAAAGAAGAGCGGGAGACTAATT ATTGACGTGGCAATAGAGAAACTTTCAACAATTATTAAGAAATGGAAGGGAATCTCATGGACTAGTCGAGGTGGCAGT GTTGCTCTGCGTATTGAAGCATTGCTGGGACTCACCAAATCTTTCTTTAGTCCTTGCATATTTCCTCGG GTAAATCTGGGTGCACCAATTGAGAGTGTCATGATGCCATTTAAAGCCGTTCAGCCATTAAATGGAAGCTTACTGTTGAAGGAAGTGGTTATGCGTTTCTTCGACAAATCAGTTGTGCCTATCATAGACGACTGGGGTAGATGCATTGGACTACTTCACCGAGAAGACTGTACTGAG TTGGATGCTCCCCTTTGGAAGATGATGAGAAGTCCTCCTCCTGGTGTAACAACTACAGCATTGATTGGACATGTTGCAAATCTAATTCTGCAAAAGAGGTACAAAATGGTTGTTGTTGTAAGACATAGCAAGTTTAGTATGTATTATGGCTCGAGTTTGAGGGCTCTTGGTGTTTTTACTATTGAGCAATTGTATGGCTTTATGTCTCCCATTCCAATGCCGCATCGGCCAAACGTTCCACGTAAGACGTAA
- the LOC103503754 gene encoding pentatricopeptide repeat-containing protein At5g10690 isoform X3, with translation MLPIASFSSRHLALYTSNSTNVFSCSLPSRTATSRRPRDSPRSPNLKRLTSRVVRLTRRKQLHQVFEEIEIAKRRYGKLNTIVMNAVLEACVHCGDIDLALRTFNEMSKPDSCGLDNVSYGTLLKGLGEARKIDEAFQLLESVEEGTAIGGPTLSAPLIYGLLNALIEAGDMRRANGLIARYGYLLREGGNLSISVYNLLMKGYISSSVPQAALAMYNEMLNLELKPDRLTYNTLISACVKINKLDAAMHFFEEMKERADKYDQEDVFPDVVTYTTLLKSFGILKDVHLVHKIVLEMKSCHGLSIDRTAYTAMIDALVNCGSINGNLSLVAGALSLFGELLKLSGWNLELRPKPHLYLTLMRVFSSRGDYRMVKCLHRRMWLDSSGTISLGYQEEADHLLMEAALNDNQIDVAIEKLSTIIKKWKGISWTSRGGSVALRIEALLGLTKSFFSPCIFPRVNLGAPIESVMMPFKAVQPLNGSLLLKEVVMRFFDKSVVPIIDDWGRCIGLLHREDCTELDAPLWKMMRSPPPGVTTTALIGHVANLILQKRYKMVVVVRHSKFSMYYGSSLRALGVFTIEQLYGFMSPIPMPHRPNVPRKT, from the exons ATGCTACCCATCGCCTCATTCTCCTCTCGTCACTTGGCTTTATATACATCCAACTCAACGAACGTATTTTCTTGTTCGCTTCCTTCTCGCACGGCCACCTCCCGGCGTCCGAGAGACTCTCCTCGGAGTCCTAATCTCAAGCGGTTAACCTCTCGTGTCGTCAGACTCACCCGTCGAAAGCAGCTCCACCAG GTATTTGAGGAAATTGAGATTGCCAAGAGACGTTATGGAAAGCTGAATACAATTGTTATGAATGCGGTCTTGGAAGCTTGTGTTCACTGTGGTGATATCGATTTAGCTCTGAGGACTTTTAATGAAATGTCTAAACCAGATAGTTGTGGCCTTGACAATGTCAGTTATGGCACTCTATTAAAG GGTTTGGGCGAAGCTCGCAAGATTGATGAAGCATTTCAATTACTTGAATCTGTGGAAGAAGGGACTGCTATCGGAGGTCCAACATTGTCAGCACCACTTATATATGGTCTTCTAAATGCTTTAATCGAAGCAG GAGACATGCGCCGTGCCAATGGTCTAATAGCACGATATGGATACTTACTTCGTGAAGGAGGCAATCTCTCAATATCGGTTTACAACTTATTGATGAAG GGGTACATAAGCTCAAGTGTTCCTCAAGCTGCTTTGGCCATGTACAATGAGATGCTAAATCTGGAGTTGAAACCTGATAGGCTCACGTATAATACATTAATATCTGCTTGTGTGAAGATCAACAAACTGGACGCGGCAATGCATTTCTTTGAGGAAATGAAG GAACGAGCTGATAAGTATGATCAGGAAGATGTTTTTCCTGATGTTGTGACTTATACTACTTTACTTAAG AGTTTTGGGATTCTGAAAGATGTCCATCTTGTTCACAAAATTGTGCTGGAAATGAAGTCTTGTCATGGTTTATCGATTGATCGAACTGCATACACCGCAATGATTGATGCTTTGGTTAACTGTGGCTCTATTAATG GTAATTTGTCCCTGGTAGCAGGTGCTCTTTCTTTATTTGGGGAATTATTGAAGCTTTCTGGATGGAATTTGGAGTTACGGCCGAAGCCACATCTCTATCTCACTCTTATGAGAGTCTTTTCTAGTAGAGGAGATTATAGGATGGTCAAATGTTTGCATAGACGCATGTGGCTGGACTCCTCTGGAACTATTTCTCTTGGATATCAGGAAGAGGCCGATCATCTTCTCATGGAGGCAGCTTTAAATGACAATCAG ATTGACGTGGCAATAGAGAAACTTTCAACAATTATTAAGAAATGGAAGGGAATCTCATGGACTAGTCGAGGTGGCAGT GTTGCTCTGCGTATTGAAGCATTGCTGGGACTCACCAAATCTTTCTTTAGTCCTTGCATATTTCCTCGG GTAAATCTGGGTGCACCAATTGAGAGTGTCATGATGCCATTTAAAGCCGTTCAGCCATTAAATGGAAGCTTACTGTTGAAGGAAGTGGTTATGCGTTTCTTCGACAAATCAGTTGTGCCTATCATAGACGACTGGGGTAGATGCATTGGACTACTTCACCGAGAAGACTGTACTGAG TTGGATGCTCCCCTTTGGAAGATGATGAGAAGTCCTCCTCCTGGTGTAACAACTACAGCATTGATTGGACATGTTGCAAATCTAATTCTGCAAAAGAGGTACAAAATGGTTGTTGTTGTAAGACATAGCAAGTTTAGTATGTATTATGGCTCGAGTTTGAGGGCTCTTGGTGTTTTTACTATTGAGCAATTGTATGGCTTTATGTCTCCCATTCCAATGCCGCATCGGCCAAACGTTCCACGTAAGACGTAA
- the LOC103503754 gene encoding pentatricopeptide repeat-containing protein At5g10690 isoform X2: protein MLPIASFSSRHLALYTSNSTNVFSCSLPSRTATSRRPRDSPRSPNLKRLTSRVVRLTRRKQLHQVFEEIEIAKRRYGKLNTIVMNAVLEACVHCGDIDLALRTFNEMSKPDSCGLDNVSYGTLLKGLGEARKIDEAFQLLESVEEGTAIGGPTLSAPLIYGLLNALIEAGDMRRANGLIARYGYLLREGGNLSISVYNLLMKGYISSSVPQAALAMYNEMLNLELKPDRLTYNTLISACVKINKLDAAMHFFEEMKERADKYDQEDVFPDVVTYTTLLKSFGILKDVHLVHKIVLEMKSCHGLSIDRTAYTAMIDALVNCGSINGALSLFGELLKLSGWNLELRPKPHLYLTLMRVFSSRGDYRMVKCLHRRMWLDSSGTISLGYQEEADHLLMEAALNDNQLKKSGRLIIDVAIEKLSTIIKKWKGISWTSRGGSVALRIEALLGLTKSFFSPCIFPRVNLGAPIESVMMPFKAVQPLNGSLLLKEVVMRFFDKSVVPIIDDWGRCIGLLHREDCTELDAPLWKMMRSPPPGVTTTALIGHVANLILQKRYKMVVVVRHSKFSMYYGSSLRALGVFTIEQLYGFMSPIPMPHRPNVPRKT from the exons ATGCTACCCATCGCCTCATTCTCCTCTCGTCACTTGGCTTTATATACATCCAACTCAACGAACGTATTTTCTTGTTCGCTTCCTTCTCGCACGGCCACCTCCCGGCGTCCGAGAGACTCTCCTCGGAGTCCTAATCTCAAGCGGTTAACCTCTCGTGTCGTCAGACTCACCCGTCGAAAGCAGCTCCACCAG GTATTTGAGGAAATTGAGATTGCCAAGAGACGTTATGGAAAGCTGAATACAATTGTTATGAATGCGGTCTTGGAAGCTTGTGTTCACTGTGGTGATATCGATTTAGCTCTGAGGACTTTTAATGAAATGTCTAAACCAGATAGTTGTGGCCTTGACAATGTCAGTTATGGCACTCTATTAAAG GGTTTGGGCGAAGCTCGCAAGATTGATGAAGCATTTCAATTACTTGAATCTGTGGAAGAAGGGACTGCTATCGGAGGTCCAACATTGTCAGCACCACTTATATATGGTCTTCTAAATGCTTTAATCGAAGCAG GAGACATGCGCCGTGCCAATGGTCTAATAGCACGATATGGATACTTACTTCGTGAAGGAGGCAATCTCTCAATATCGGTTTACAACTTATTGATGAAG GGGTACATAAGCTCAAGTGTTCCTCAAGCTGCTTTGGCCATGTACAATGAGATGCTAAATCTGGAGTTGAAACCTGATAGGCTCACGTATAATACATTAATATCTGCTTGTGTGAAGATCAACAAACTGGACGCGGCAATGCATTTCTTTGAGGAAATGAAG GAACGAGCTGATAAGTATGATCAGGAAGATGTTTTTCCTGATGTTGTGACTTATACTACTTTACTTAAG AGTTTTGGGATTCTGAAAGATGTCCATCTTGTTCACAAAATTGTGCTGGAAATGAAGTCTTGTCATGGTTTATCGATTGATCGAACTGCATACACCGCAATGATTGATGCTTTGGTTAACTGTGGCTCTATTAATG GTGCTCTTTCTTTATTTGGGGAATTATTGAAGCTTTCTGGATGGAATTTGGAGTTACGGCCGAAGCCACATCTCTATCTCACTCTTATGAGAGTCTTTTCTAGTAGAGGAGATTATAGGATGGTCAAATGTTTGCATAGACGCATGTGGCTGGACTCCTCTGGAACTATTTCTCTTGGATATCAGGAAGAGGCCGATCATCTTCTCATGGAGGCAGCTTTAAATGACAATCAG TTAAAGAAGAGCGGGAGACTAATT ATTGACGTGGCAATAGAGAAACTTTCAACAATTATTAAGAAATGGAAGGGAATCTCATGGACTAGTCGAGGTGGCAGT GTTGCTCTGCGTATTGAAGCATTGCTGGGACTCACCAAATCTTTCTTTAGTCCTTGCATATTTCCTCGG GTAAATCTGGGTGCACCAATTGAGAGTGTCATGATGCCATTTAAAGCCGTTCAGCCATTAAATGGAAGCTTACTGTTGAAGGAAGTGGTTATGCGTTTCTTCGACAAATCAGTTGTGCCTATCATAGACGACTGGGGTAGATGCATTGGACTACTTCACCGAGAAGACTGTACTGAG TTGGATGCTCCCCTTTGGAAGATGATGAGAAGTCCTCCTCCTGGTGTAACAACTACAGCATTGATTGGACATGTTGCAAATCTAATTCTGCAAAAGAGGTACAAAATGGTTGTTGTTGTAAGACATAGCAAGTTTAGTATGTATTATGGCTCGAGTTTGAGGGCTCTTGGTGTTTTTACTATTGAGCAATTGTATGGCTTTATGTCTCCCATTCCAATGCCGCATCGGCCAAACGTTCCACGTAAGACGTAA
- the LOC103503754 gene encoding pentatricopeptide repeat-containing protein At5g10690 isoform X4 yields the protein MLPIASFSSRHLALYTSNSTNVFSCSLPSRTATSRRPRDSPRSPNLKRLTSRVVRLTRRKQLHQVFEEIEIAKRRYGKLNTIVMNAVLEACVHCGDIDLALRTFNEMSKPDSCGLDNVSYGTLLKGLGEARKIDEAFQLLESVEEGTAIGGPTLSAPLIYGLLNALIEAGDMRRANGLIARYGYLLREGGNLSISVYNLLMKGYISSSVPQAALAMYNEMLNLELKPDRLTYNTLISACVKINKLDAAMHFFEEMKERADKYDQEDVFPDVVTYTTLLKSFGILKDVHLVHKIVLEMKSCHGLSIDRTAYTAMIDALVNCGSINGALSLFGELLKLSGWNLELRPKPHLYLTLMRVFSSRGDYRMVKCLHRRMWLDSSGTISLGYQEEADHLLMEAALNDNQIDVAIEKLSTIIKKWKGISWTSRGGSVALRIEALLGLTKSFFSPCIFPRVNLGAPIESVMMPFKAVQPLNGSLLLKEVVMRFFDKSVVPIIDDWGRCIGLLHREDCTELDAPLWKMMRSPPPGVTTTALIGHVANLILQKRYKMVVVVRHSKFSMYYGSSLRALGVFTIEQLYGFMSPIPMPHRPNVPRKT from the exons ATGCTACCCATCGCCTCATTCTCCTCTCGTCACTTGGCTTTATATACATCCAACTCAACGAACGTATTTTCTTGTTCGCTTCCTTCTCGCACGGCCACCTCCCGGCGTCCGAGAGACTCTCCTCGGAGTCCTAATCTCAAGCGGTTAACCTCTCGTGTCGTCAGACTCACCCGTCGAAAGCAGCTCCACCAG GTATTTGAGGAAATTGAGATTGCCAAGAGACGTTATGGAAAGCTGAATACAATTGTTATGAATGCGGTCTTGGAAGCTTGTGTTCACTGTGGTGATATCGATTTAGCTCTGAGGACTTTTAATGAAATGTCTAAACCAGATAGTTGTGGCCTTGACAATGTCAGTTATGGCACTCTATTAAAG GGTTTGGGCGAAGCTCGCAAGATTGATGAAGCATTTCAATTACTTGAATCTGTGGAAGAAGGGACTGCTATCGGAGGTCCAACATTGTCAGCACCACTTATATATGGTCTTCTAAATGCTTTAATCGAAGCAG GAGACATGCGCCGTGCCAATGGTCTAATAGCACGATATGGATACTTACTTCGTGAAGGAGGCAATCTCTCAATATCGGTTTACAACTTATTGATGAAG GGGTACATAAGCTCAAGTGTTCCTCAAGCTGCTTTGGCCATGTACAATGAGATGCTAAATCTGGAGTTGAAACCTGATAGGCTCACGTATAATACATTAATATCTGCTTGTGTGAAGATCAACAAACTGGACGCGGCAATGCATTTCTTTGAGGAAATGAAG GAACGAGCTGATAAGTATGATCAGGAAGATGTTTTTCCTGATGTTGTGACTTATACTACTTTACTTAAG AGTTTTGGGATTCTGAAAGATGTCCATCTTGTTCACAAAATTGTGCTGGAAATGAAGTCTTGTCATGGTTTATCGATTGATCGAACTGCATACACCGCAATGATTGATGCTTTGGTTAACTGTGGCTCTATTAATG GTGCTCTTTCTTTATTTGGGGAATTATTGAAGCTTTCTGGATGGAATTTGGAGTTACGGCCGAAGCCACATCTCTATCTCACTCTTATGAGAGTCTTTTCTAGTAGAGGAGATTATAGGATGGTCAAATGTTTGCATAGACGCATGTGGCTGGACTCCTCTGGAACTATTTCTCTTGGATATCAGGAAGAGGCCGATCATCTTCTCATGGAGGCAGCTTTAAATGACAATCAG ATTGACGTGGCAATAGAGAAACTTTCAACAATTATTAAGAAATGGAAGGGAATCTCATGGACTAGTCGAGGTGGCAGT GTTGCTCTGCGTATTGAAGCATTGCTGGGACTCACCAAATCTTTCTTTAGTCCTTGCATATTTCCTCGG GTAAATCTGGGTGCACCAATTGAGAGTGTCATGATGCCATTTAAAGCCGTTCAGCCATTAAATGGAAGCTTACTGTTGAAGGAAGTGGTTATGCGTTTCTTCGACAAATCAGTTGTGCCTATCATAGACGACTGGGGTAGATGCATTGGACTACTTCACCGAGAAGACTGTACTGAG TTGGATGCTCCCCTTTGGAAGATGATGAGAAGTCCTCCTCCTGGTGTAACAACTACAGCATTGATTGGACATGTTGCAAATCTAATTCTGCAAAAGAGGTACAAAATGGTTGTTGTTGTAAGACATAGCAAGTTTAGTATGTATTATGGCTCGAGTTTGAGGGCTCTTGGTGTTTTTACTATTGAGCAATTGTATGGCTTTATGTCTCCCATTCCAATGCCGCATCGGCCAAACGTTCCACGTAAGACGTAA
- the LOC103503755 gene encoding uncharacterized protein LOC103503755 translates to MDGYSSKRVHVGIVSRKGPGVVLRDNMKDRDQSNQYSNRPGCTGRICSSSGAQVGCSSKFSSKRPFRSSSGKEGLGSSSGIQNLRKSFPDPFGKLPSKLEIDSSESDSIHDELEELELISPHGLFHTGLHAKSESPVLTNAMLMERGSCSTDFGNVSKRISIQSYEVDNEDPHASMRPRSLCQKSNGSSSSYSSRNLTSDSVSEVIPSNNSLLEPDLVRRKNVTKKIPFDGENSSSSRGKKASGTSRGQKCIYRHGISISDQIPGRNVFHRKNILSSHGTRSLTSVCSGGRHSYQGISDNLSLQDSLATTSWMPQINVSGSSNASTSLQLPSESHSRQHTTSTKSEGYSQRLHDIRQATSAEVDLSSTSTNASRFRGHNDDEIAEVLLALERIEQEEDLTYEQAILLETSVFLNSLNIYDRHRDMRLDIDNLTYEQLLDLEEKMGTVSTALSEEALTKCLNRSIHQSKAEGGTAMDPIGDLSDVKCCICQEEYVSGDEVGRLRCEHKHHVACIQQWLRLKNWCPICKSSATASHPFR, encoded by the exons ATGGATGGGTATTCTAGCAAAAGAGTTCATGTCGGAATTGTTTCTAGGAAGGGACCTGGTGTAGTTTTGAGGGATAACATGAAGGACAGGGATCAAAGTAATCAATACAGTAACCGACCTGGCTGCACTGGCAGGATATGCTCCAGTAGTGGCGCACAAGTTGGTTGTTCGAGTAAATTCAGCTCAAAAAGACCATTCCGCAGCTCAAGTGGTAAAGAAGGTCTTGGAAGTTCCTCTGGAATCCAAAATCTCAGGAAATCTTTTCCAGATCCATTTGGAAAGCTACCATCTAAGCTTGAAATAGATTCATCTGAAAGTGATAGCATTCACGATGAGTTAGAAGAGCTGGAATTGATCTCACCTCATGGATTGTTCCATACAGGGCTTCATGCAAAATCTGAAAGTCCAGTGCTCACTAATGCCATGTTGATGGAAAGGGGAAGCTGCAGTACGGACTTTGGCAATGTATCTAAGAGAATCTCCATTCAAAGTTATGAAGTGGACAATGAAGATCCTCATGCATCAATGAGGCCTAGAAGTCTTTGCCAGAAATCAAACGGTAGTTCCAGTTCCTACAGTTCGAGAAACCTCACAAGTGATTCTGTATCTGAAGTAATTCCATCAAATAATTCTTTACTGGAACCAGACCTTGTGAGAAGAAAGAATGTAACGAAGAAGATACCATTTGATGGTGAGAACAGTTCCAGTTCTAGAGGAAAGAAGGCGAGTGGAACTTCCCGAGGACAAAAGTGTATCTACCGGCATGGTATCTCTATTTCTGATCAAATACCAGGTCGAAACGTGTTTCACAGGAAAAATATTCTTTCATCACACGGGACTCGAAGTTTGACGAGTGTATGTAGTGGGGGAAGGCATTCTTACCAAGGGATAAGTGACAATTTGTCGCTGCAGGATTCTCTAGCCACGACTTCATGGATGCCTCAGATTAATGTCTCCGGTTCCTCAAATGCTTCTACTTCACTTCAGTTACCTTCAGAATCACACTCCAGGCAGCACACTACTTCCACAAAATCAGAAGGCTATAGTCAAAGGCTACATGACATTAGACAAGCTACTTCTGCAGAAGTTGATCTTTCAAGCACTTCAACAAATGCAAGCCGTTTTAGAGGCCACAATGACGATGAAATTGCTGAG GTACTATTGGCGTTGGAGAGAATTGAACAAGAGGAGGACCTAACTTATGAG CAAGCCATACTTCTTGAGACGAGTGTGTTCCTCAATAGCCTGAACATCTATGATCGGCACAGAGACATGAGACTTGACATTGATAACCTGACATATGAG CAACTTTTAGatttagaagagaaaatggGGACCGTAAGCACAGCACTGTCTGAAGAAGCACTGACAAAATGCCTTAATAGAAGCATCCATCAGTCCAAAGCTGAAGGAGGAACAGCGATGGATCCTATTGGAGATTTGAGTGATGTCAAATGCTGTATTTGTCAG GAAGAATATGTGAGTGGAGATGAAGTTGGGAGACTGCGATGTGAGCACAAGCATCATGTAGCATGCATTCAACAATGGTTGAGGTTGAAGAACTGGTGCCCCATTTGTAAATCATCAGCAACAGCTTCTCACCCTTTCAGATGA